The window ATTTTTTTCAAAATAGTAGTATAAGTGTCCATTGTAAAGCCGGCTTCTAACATTGAAATGATTGGTGCAATCAAGTTAACTGATAATAAGGCAATTATCAGTGTAAATAAAATCCCTTCTTTAGCATTACGTGGTAACTTCATATAAAACTCCATGTTTGTCCTCCTGTAAGCATAAAAAAGTTCAGCAAAGAATACCTACACGTCGAAACGTGCAGCTGTTTTTTGCTGAACCATTATACGCTATTATATTTTTAACTTTTTGTAGCTTAACACAAATAAACAATCCAAACTAATGATTTGCATTGTTTTCATGAAAAACCTCTAATTTCTTGTGAAATTTGATGTATAATGCTTTGATTTTTCTTGCTAGTCCGTTATAATTTGTAAGGGAAATTTCACAAGTGGACATGAAACATTAAGTGTCACGTTCAGTTGTGGTATTTTTTAAACTAGAAGAGAAAAGGATGTTTTTAAGTGTTAGAATTCGCAACAAAACTAGCGTCGATTATTTTATTTGATATTGTCTTGAGTGGAGATAATGCCGTCGTGATTGCTTTAGCAACGCGTGGTTTGGAAGAGAGTAAACGTAAGAATGCCATTATGATTGGAACAGCAGGTGCGATTATTTTACGTGTCGTCTTGATGTTAATAGCTGTTCAACTATTAATGTTACCGTATGTTAAAATCATCGGTAGTTTATTACTATTATATATTGCGTATGATTTATTAAAGACCGATACTGATGATGAAGCAAATATCAAAGCATCTGGCGGTTCTTATTTTTCAGCGATTCGTACGATTTTAATGGCTGACTTAGTCATGAGTTTAGACAATGTGATTGCCATTGCTGGAACAGCTGATGGTCATTTTGGTTTAGCAGTCATTGGTTTAGCAGTAAGTATTCCAATTATTATTTTTGGTAGTCAAGTGATTATCAAACTAATGGATAAATTTCCAGCATTAATTTGGGTAGGAGCAGTGATGATTGCTTATACAGCAGGTAAAATGTTTGTAGAAGATCATGCGATTGCCCATTTTGTTGATGGTCTTGTGCCAAATATTAGTCATACACCAGCAGTTCCTGTTATTTTTGGGGC is drawn from Vagococcus xieshaowenii and contains these coding sequences:
- a CDS encoding TerC family protein, with translation MLEFATKLASIILFDIVLSGDNAVVIALATRGLEESKRKNAIMIGTAGAIILRVVLMLIAVQLLMLPYVKIIGSLLLLYIAYDLLKTDTDDEANIKASGGSYFSAIRTILMADLVMSLDNVIAIAGTADGHFGLAVIGLAVSIPIIIFGSQVIIKLMDKFPALIWVGAVMIAYTAGKMFVEDHAIAHFVDGLVPNISHTPAVPVIFGAILILGKLLMNRVQATNSTVKS